A segment of the Roseimicrobium gellanilyticum genome:
GTCTGCACCCGTCGCCTTCAAGTGTCCCAATTGTGCCTCGCCGCTCAAGGCGGAAGACTGGGACACCGCCACCGGGATCATCAAATGCAGCTACTGCAGAGCTCTCTCGACGGTGCCTACTGCCGCCGCCTCCGCTGGCGCTCCCGGCAATGCCTTCGTTGCCCGCCCTCCGGTCCCGCTTCCTCCGGGACTCCAGATCGAAGAAGGAGCACTTGGCTTGAACATCAAGCGCCGCTGGTTCAGTTGGATTGTGCTTTTCCTGATTCCATTCTGCATCGCCTGGGACAGCTTCCTGGTCTTCTGGTTCACAGGCGTGCTTTCCAAGGGCGGAGACGTGCCGTGGATCGTGGTTGTGTTCCCCATCGCCCATGTGGCTGCGGGTGTGGGCATGACTTACTTCACCCTGGCCACCTTGATGAACAGCACCCGCATCAGCCTGGAAAGCGGCCTCATGCGCGTCCGTCATGGTCCCCTGCCGTGGCGGGGCAATCAGGACATCGATGCCAGCAGCCTCGACCAACTCTTCTGCAAGGAAAAGGTCAATCGCGTCAAGAATGGCGTGCACTACACCTACGAAGTATGGGCAGTATTGCGGGATGGAACGTCACGCAAGATACTGGGCGTCTCCCTGGATCGGGATCAGGCGCTCTACATTGAGCAGAAGCTTGAGCAGGCACTCGGCATCAAAGACCGGCCCGTACCAGGTGAGGTGATGCGGTAGTCAATTCAACCGCCATAGCGCCGCATTCAGAGCCGTGGCAAAACCCACCCACAACAGGTAGGGCACCAACAGCCACGCGGCGAACCGGTCATGCCTGCGGAATGCCTTGCGCGTGGCGGCGATAACGATCAACAGCGCCACGATCACGAACAACGCCAGGTCCGGCCGCTTCATGCCGAAGAACACCGGCGTCCACAGCGCATTGAGACCGAGTTGCGCCAGGAACAACGTCAGCGCCCCGCCGGCACGGGCGAAGCCATCCTTCCTCCACACAATCCACGCACTGATGCCCATGCTCAGGTAGAGCACTGACCACACCGGACCAAAGAGCCAGTCAGGCGGATGCCACGAGGGCTTCTCCAGATGTGCATACCACGAGTCTGGAGGAAACCACAGGCCGGGCAGCGCCGCAGTGAAACTGAGCAACACCCATCCCACTAATGCCAGTAGCGCGGTGGGACCAAAGTGGGATCGTGAATCGGTCGCGGTGAGAGACATGCCGTTCAAAGTATCGGCTGAGGCAAGCCCTCAGGACCTGTGAACGACGCATTTTCCAGCGCATCGCGAAGGCGTCTTCCGCAGATGCGCCGCTACTACTTCTTTTTCTCTTTGGTGAGGAGGAAGGTCAGATCACTGGCACCTTTCAGAGTAAGACCGGTGAAGGGCTTGCCTTCCTTGTCCTGATGCTGACCAAGCGTGAACGTATAGGTCATGGGCTTGCCCTTTCCTGCCTCAGGTACGAGACTCAACGTATCGCCATTCACCGTGTAGGTTCCCTTGGAATACGTAAGAATGCCCGCGATGCGATGGCTGTCTTCATAGCTGCCGGAAGGCTCCAGCTTGAGCGTGCCATACACTGCCGTGGTGGAGCCGCCTGTCTGTCCAGTGGCGAAGTACCAGGTGCCGCTGATATCTGGCCCGGCAGAGGCAGAACACGCAGATAGCAGGATGGTGAAACTGATGGCCAGGAAATGCAGGCAGTGACGACGGCTGAAGCAGGACAGAGTGGGCGATGTCAGGATCATGAGTACACCCTGTTTGGAGGCACTATCGAATCAACGCAAGGAAACATTGTGCCCGCAATTGCAGTTTTCATCACCCCACAAGGCGCACTGCATTTTGCATTCCCACCAAGCGGGCACAGGAGGCTTCGGCCAAAAAAAAGAGCCCCACACCTTTCGGTGAGGGGCTCAAACAATGTTCCAAGACGGTCGCTCTTAGCTACTTCGTAAACCTCGCATCCTGCGGATTCCCCGCGGAGAGGATGTAGGCGATGAGGTCGAGCAGTTCATCCTGGTTCAGCGTATTGATAAGGCCCGGCGGCATCATGCTCACAGGCTGGGTCTTTTTGCTCTTCACTTCATCCGCGGCCACTTTCGTGAGCGAGGTGGGAGCAAAGGGGTTCATCATCACCATGAGATCACCATTCTCCTCCGCCACGATGCGGCCGATGACGAGGCTGCCATCCTTCTTTTCGATCTGGTGGCTGTCGTACTGGTCCGAGATCACCTTGCTGGGCTCAATGATGTTCTCCATCAAGTCGCGCAGGGTATAGCGGCTGCCAGCGCCGGTCACGTCCGGTCCGATGCTGCCACCATCTCCACCGAAGCGGTGGCAGGTGAGGCACAGCGTGGAAGTGAACATGGCCTTGCCGTTTTCGAAGTTGCGGTTCTTCAAGCCACCCTCAGCGAGCTTCAGCACTTCATCGATAGTGTAGGCGCGGCCCGGCCCTTTCGGCGCCACGAAGTTCGCCACCTGAACAGCATCATTCTTCGCGGAGAGTGCATCCAGAGCGGCGCGTTCTTCTTCAGGAGCAAAGTTGGCCAACGCCTCCTGGCGGGTGTTTTCAATGAATCCCTTGAAGCTGTTGCCACCCTTCCACTGACGTGCGCGTGGGAACCATGAAAAGTAAGTCTCACGGGACTCCTTCGTCCAACCGGCCGTGGCGTTTCTCAATGCGAACATGTACGAGATCTGCTGGCGGTTCGGCTGGCTGCGATGCACTTCATCCGCAGCACGGGCATAGCCGGTATTGCGAGCCAGAAGTGCATCGCTTGCCAGCGCCTCGCTGTCGTCCTTCGCTGTTGCCATCAGGCCGAGCGTCTTGGCCACCACACGCTTCGACTCCAGGAAGATGAGGAGCTGCGCCAGCTCCAAGTTCGCTGCGTTGTTTTTCACGGGATACACGCTGTCGAGCTTCTCCGCGAGATCCGCGCACTTGTCCGGCGTGGGCTTGCCCAGACGGGTGAAGACCAGCTCATACGCCCGCAGAAGCTGCAACTGGTGATCGAGATCCAGCGAATCAAAATCGATGCGATCAAGCGCCGCCAGCAGCGCAGTTTGCAGTTCCACATTCTCAGGTGAAGTCTCACCCACCGCACCCGAGGAAGCGCCAGCCTTCGGCTTGCCTTCCGGCAGCGGCACCGGGCTGCCTACAGCGCCAATGCGAGCGAGCGCGATGGACGCTTCAATGAGAGCCTGCGGGTTCTGCTCCGCGAGCGCCTTGTCCTTCCACGCCTTCACTGGTTGGCGCTCGATGGCCACGCGCGCGGCGTAGCGCACAAAGCGGTCCGGGCTGGAGAGATGTGGCCACGCCTTCGCAATGGCATCCTCACCCGTGCCGTCCTCATGAAGCTTCTCCAAGTCATGGCGCAGCTTCATCTCCGGCGTCAAGGCCAGCGGTTCCGCAGCACCCGTGGCTTCGCTGCCCACATACGTCACACGATACAGCGCACTCTGCGTCCGACGCCCACCCACGGCGAAGTACATCGCGCCATCTTGGGGATGGATGATCATGTCCGTGAGAGGCAGCGGCTTCCCGGAGACAAATTCCTCCTTCACGCTTTCATACGTGCCACCTTTCGGCGTGCTGTGAATCACGTACATCGTGCCGTACGTCCAGTCCGCGGCATAGACCGCACGCTGATACTTCGCGGGGAACTTCGCCCCCGTGCCACTGACCACGCCCGTGGGGCTGCCAGGACCAATGTCTGCCGTAGCGGGAAGGCTGTCCGGGTAGAACGTGGGCCACTTGCCGGACCCGCTGCGCCAGCCGTAGTCCGCGCCGCTCACGCAATGATTGATGCGCGTGGGGCGGTACCACGGCGCACCCATATCCCACTCCATGTCCGCATCGAACGTGAAGAGCTCACCGGCGCTGTTGAAGGTGATGTCGAACTGGTTGCGGAAACCGTAGCAGAAGAGCTCCACCTTTTTGCCATCGGGGTCCATCTTGCAGATGTATCCACCGGGAGCGAGCACGCCACGCGCATGGCCGTTCGCATCCCACATGCGGGGCAGGATGTGATCCTCATTCCAGGCACGAGCGGGGCGGGAGAGCTCCATGTTCTCCGGCAGCTTCGTGTGGTTGCCGCTGTTGAAGATGATGCTCTTGCCATCCGGGCTCACCACCATGCTGTGCGTGCCGTGCTCACCACCGCCGGCGATCTTACGGAGCTGCTCCGGCTCACCGAAGGTGCCATCACCATTGTCCTTCAGCCTCCAGATGCCGCCAGAGCGTCCGGCATTCTGCGGTGCGCTCATCTCATTGATCATCACATACAGGCTGTCGAAGGCATACAGGAGGCCATGCGCGCCTCCAATCTTCACCGGCAGCGGCTCCACCTTTGCCTGCTCCTTGCTACCCACGGGCGGCACGGTGACACGGTAGAGACCACCATACTGGTCACCCACGAGCAGACGCCCCTTCGGGTCCACCGTCATGCTGACCCATGAGCCCTGCTCCGCTTTTGGCACGGTGTACAGCAGCTCCGCCTTGAATCCCGGCAGCACGGCAATCTCCTCCGCAGGGGTAGCGGTGGCGGGGCCATCGTTCTTCTTGTTGTTGCCCTTGGCGCGGTTGCCCGAGAAGACATCGCCCCATGGACCTGCACCCAGCGGCGCGAGC
Coding sequences within it:
- a CDS encoding TspO/MBR family protein, producing the protein MSLTATDSRSHFGPTALLALVGWVLLSFTAALPGLWFPPDSWYAHLEKPSWHPPDWLFGPVWSVLYLSMGISAWIVWRKDGFARAGGALTLFLAQLGLNALWTPVFFGMKRPDLALFVIVALLIVIAATRKAFRRHDRFAAWLLVPYLLWVGFATALNAALWRLN
- a CDS encoding c-type cytochrome, whose protein sequence is MMKFKSLLAGALLLPLPLSLSAAPQWIWTAKKASDGQKATFKKTFTIDGEVKSATLSVSCDNGADAILNGKKVFTNPDWMEATKADVKAALKAGENELRFDARNQGGTAALIAKLEIETADGKKTTVETGEGWQGTDTGKEEWATAKVLAPLGAGPWGDVFSGNRAKGNNKKNDGPATATPAEEIAVLPGFKAELLYTVPKAEQGSWVSMTVDPKGRLLVGDQYGGLYRVTVPPVGSKEQAKVEPLPVKIGGAHGLLYAFDSLYVMINEMSAPQNAGRSGGIWRLKDNGDGTFGEPEQLRKIAGGGEHGTHSMVVSPDGKSIIFNSGNHTKLPENMELSRPARAWNEDHILPRMWDANGHARGVLAPGGYICKMDPDGKKVELFCYGFRNQFDITFNSAGELFTFDADMEWDMGAPWYRPTRINHCVSGADYGWRSGSGKWPTFYPDSLPATADIGPGSPTGVVSGTGAKFPAKYQRAVYAADWTYGTMYVIHSTPKGGTYESVKEEFVSGKPLPLTDMIIHPQDGAMYFAVGGRRTQSALYRVTYVGSEATGAAEPLALTPEMKLRHDLEKLHEDGTGEDAIAKAWPHLSSPDRFVRYAARVAIERQPVKAWKDKALAEQNPQALIEASIALARIGAVGSPVPLPEGKPKAGASSGAVGETSPENVELQTALLAALDRIDFDSLDLDHQLQLLRAYELVFTRLGKPTPDKCADLAEKLDSVYPVKNNAANLELAQLLIFLESKRVVAKTLGLMATAKDDSEALASDALLARNTGYARAADEVHRSQPNRQQISYMFALRNATAGWTKESRETYFSWFPRARQWKGGNSFKGFIENTRQEALANFAPEEERAALDALSAKNDAVQVANFVAPKGPGRAYTIDEVLKLAEGGLKNRNFENGKAMFTSTLCLTCHRFGGDGGSIGPDVTGAGSRYTLRDLMENIIEPSKVISDQYDSHQIEKKDGSLVIGRIVAEENGDLMVMMNPFAPTSLTKVAADEVKSKKTQPVSMMPPGLINTLNQDELLDLIAYILSAGNPQDARFTK